Proteins from a genomic interval of Bradyrhizobium sp. CCGB01:
- a CDS encoding phage portal protein: protein MTGIIARTRNAFRAFTRAFSGYDVTGGSGRWPTQYMLPSPITQQLAAGRLASRKIAHQAENNALVSSIILHGVNAIVGDGPTVRAMHPDPETNARLQRVWNEFFQDCSVEGGMSLGGYLSRVARGFYVDGESFTQLVADPATMRLKLRLLTADQVDHSKTIPSLGLTGDMPMIVAGVEFDGTGRRVAFWVLPTPPDAPWASVEPPARISALDICHVFEPRFPGAPRGMSPLTAVAPLALELDNCIDAAVVKLRTTCLVGMVVRDPEGNFPFDPTTDPASLYLEPGATLRLPPGADVSFPPTSEMNTVAEVLSHIERLVCAGAGVPAFMATGDFGAINFSAGKLGLATFQRRIKALQQNHIVAQLLNPIWDRLVLLEVLSGRMRAPDYESHPERYGASFLFPGWPAIDELKKAKADTLAVAAKLRSRQEIISEGGRDPADVDAEIENDPFAADDMSASAGGIASQNEMENENA from the coding sequence ATGACCGGCATCATCGCCCGCACCCGCAACGCATTCCGCGCCTTCACCCGCGCATTCTCCGGCTATGACGTGACCGGTGGCTCCGGCCGCTGGCCGACGCAGTATATGCTGCCTTCGCCGATCACCCAGCAGCTCGCCGCCGGTCGGCTGGCGTCGCGCAAGATCGCCCATCAGGCCGAGAACAACGCGCTCGTCAGCAGCATCATCTTGCACGGCGTGAACGCGATTGTCGGTGACGGTCCCACCGTGCGCGCGATGCATCCCGATCCTGAGACCAACGCGCGCTTGCAGCGTGTCTGGAATGAGTTCTTCCAGGATTGCAGCGTCGAAGGCGGCATGTCGCTCGGCGGATATCTGTCCCGTGTCGCTCGCGGCTTCTATGTCGATGGCGAGAGCTTCACTCAGCTTGTCGCCGATCCGGCCACCATGCGGCTGAAGCTGCGTCTGTTGACGGCGGATCAAGTCGATCATTCCAAAACCATTCCGTCGCTCGGACTGACTGGCGATATGCCCATGATCGTGGCCGGTGTTGAATTCGACGGCACCGGCCGCCGCGTTGCCTTCTGGGTTCTCCCCACGCCGCCGGACGCGCCGTGGGCCAGCGTCGAGCCTCCCGCCCGCATCTCTGCTCTCGACATCTGCCACGTGTTCGAACCGCGCTTTCCGGGCGCGCCGCGTGGCATGTCGCCGCTGACGGCCGTTGCGCCGCTAGCGCTTGAACTCGATAACTGCATCGACGCGGCTGTCGTGAAGCTGCGCACCACTTGCCTTGTCGGCATGGTCGTTCGCGACCCTGAGGGCAATTTTCCTTTCGACCCGACCACCGATCCGGCATCGCTGTACCTCGAACCCGGCGCAACCCTGCGCCTGCCGCCCGGCGCTGATGTCAGCTTCCCGCCGACCTCTGAGATGAACACGGTCGCGGAAGTCTTGTCGCATATCGAGCGCTTGGTCTGCGCGGGCGCTGGCGTGCCCGCATTCATGGCAACGGGCGACTTCGGCGCGATCAACTTTTCCGCAGGCAAGCTCGGCTTGGCGACGTTTCAGCGTCGCATCAAGGCCCTTCAGCAGAACCATATCGTCGCGCAGTTGCTGAACCCGATCTGGGATCGGTTAGTGCTGCTCGAAGTCCTGAGCGGACGCATGCGCGCGCCCGACTATGAGAGCCATCCCGAGCGCTACGGCGCGTCCTTCCTGTTTCCGGGCTGGCCCGCCATCGACGAATTGAAGAAAGCGAAAGCCGACACGCTCGCGGTCGCCGCCAAGCTGCGCTCGCGTCAAGAAATCATCAGCGAAGGCGGGCGCGATCCCGCCGACGTTGATGCCGAAATCGAGAACGATCCCTTTGCCGCCGACGACATGTCGGCAAGCGCTGGCGGCATCGCCAGCCAAAACGAAATGGAGAATGAGAATGCGTAA
- a CDS encoding AAA family ATPase, whose product MNMIKPPTDDELKAAATRRHDLFQASKVPGQWATALSQVIEEMVKEFKSDHLIKTYGAAHGVCTNSPDFQNLIDLARKKLKISDPAHGMGFLGVHMRATPYRWTAPESIPPRDWLYGRHLIRKYVSAMIAPGAVGKTAMVTTEILAMVSGKALLGVESEQLRVWYFNLEDPAEETMRRIQAAALHFGLKPDDIGDRLFVTHGREHPLVVADMENGDAVIRWPVVHALVDEIKDKGIDVVIIDPFVSCHKVPENNNGSIDMVVKEWGKVADQADCAVLLVHHVRKGDQEVTTQSARGGGAFGDACRSVRVLNRMTEQEAKNSGVDNRRLYFSVLDDKPNLAPPAEKRDWFKLASVDLGNTPFGGVGGDSVGVATRWEWPDPLDGITGGDFERAAAAIKLGQWRANSQAKDWVGLPVAKALGFSLAVKQERAKVAGLIKIWLANGALVKVERQDERRKMKVFVEVASEDD is encoded by the coding sequence ATGAACATGATCAAACCGCCGACCGATGATGAACTGAAAGCGGCCGCGACCCGCCGTCACGATCTGTTCCAGGCCAGCAAGGTTCCGGGTCAGTGGGCGACGGCGCTGTCGCAGGTCATCGAGGAGATGGTCAAGGAATTCAAATCCGACCACTTGATCAAGACCTACGGCGCAGCACATGGCGTTTGTACCAATAGCCCCGATTTTCAGAACCTGATTGACCTTGCGCGCAAGAAGCTGAAGATCAGCGACCCGGCGCATGGCATGGGTTTTCTCGGCGTTCACATGCGCGCGACGCCATATCGCTGGACTGCGCCGGAGAGCATTCCTCCGCGCGATTGGCTCTATGGTCGCCATCTGATCCGGAAATATGTCAGCGCCATGATCGCACCCGGCGCGGTCGGCAAGACGGCGATGGTCACCACCGAAATCTTGGCGATGGTGTCCGGCAAGGCGCTGCTTGGCGTTGAAAGCGAACAGTTGCGGGTCTGGTACTTCAACCTCGAAGACCCTGCTGAAGAGACCATGCGGCGCATTCAGGCTGCAGCGTTGCACTTCGGCCTGAAGCCGGACGACATCGGCGACCGGCTCTTTGTGACCCACGGCCGCGAGCATCCGCTGGTGGTCGCCGACATGGAGAACGGTGACGCGGTGATCCGCTGGCCCGTGGTGCACGCCTTGGTCGATGAGATCAAGGACAAGGGCATCGATGTCGTGATCATCGATCCGTTCGTGAGCTGCCACAAGGTGCCGGAGAACAACAACGGCAGCATCGACATGGTCGTCAAGGAATGGGGCAAGGTGGCCGATCAGGCCGACTGTGCGGTCTTGCTCGTGCACCACGTCCGCAAAGGCGACCAAGAGGTGACCACGCAGAGCGCGCGTGGCGGTGGCGCGTTCGGTGACGCCTGCCGCTCGGTGCGCGTGCTCAACCGTATGACCGAGCAGGAAGCCAAGAATTCCGGCGTTGATAATCGTCGGCTCTACTTCTCGGTCTTGGACGACAAGCCGAACCTCGCGCCGCCCGCCGAAAAGCGTGACTGGTTCAAGCTGGCCTCCGTCGATCTTGGCAACACTCCGTTTGGCGGCGTCGGTGGCGACAGTGTCGGCGTTGCGACACGGTGGGAATGGCCCGACCCGCTCGACGGCATCACTGGCGGCGACTTTGAGCGAGCCGCAGCAGCCATCAAGCTGGGCCAGTGGCGCGCCAATAGCCAGGCCAAGGACTGGGTTGGCTTGCCGGTCGCGAAAGCGCTGGGTTTCAGCCTCGCCGTGAAGCAGGAGCGGGCCAAGGTCGCCGGTCTGATCAAGATTTGGCTCGCGAACGGCGCGCTGGTGAAGGTCGAGCGGCAGGACGAGCGCCGCAAGATGAAGGTGTTCGTCGAGGTCGCGAGTGAGGACGACTAG
- a CDS encoding DUF2171 domain-containing protein codes for MQNIAEHMEVIGADGVHVGTVDRVEGNRIKLTKKDSGEGSHKGHHHFIDKGLVAGVEGNKVRLSAKADVAVTMEEEK; via the coding sequence ATGCAGAACATCGCAGAGCACATGGAAGTTATCGGCGCCGACGGCGTCCACGTCGGCACGGTCGATCGTGTCGAGGGCAACCGCATCAAGCTGACCAAGAAGGACAGCGGTGAGGGCAGCCACAAGGGCCACCATCACTTCATCGACAAGGGCCTTGTCGCCGGTGTCGAGGGCAACAAGGTCCGGCTCTCGGCCAAGGCGGATGTCGCCGTGACGATGGAAGAGGAAAAGTAG
- a CDS encoding nuclear transport factor 2 family protein, with the protein MSNEADAIVSAIIAKWCAGFATLDAAALSSLYAKNAFFFGSNPKLYRGRHGVADYFNGLPRWRKPSAVFSEVNAAQASPDLINMGATISFDLAGERPDLVVKMSWVIIREDGDWKIVNHHASAKAPLI; encoded by the coding sequence ATGAGCAACGAAGCCGACGCCATCGTTTCCGCCATCATCGCGAAATGGTGCGCCGGCTTCGCGACGCTCGACGCGGCCGCGCTGTCGTCGCTGTATGCGAAGAACGCGTTCTTCTTCGGCTCCAACCCAAAGCTCTATCGGGGCAGGCACGGTGTTGCCGACTACTTCAATGGCCTGCCGCGCTGGCGCAAGCCGAGCGCGGTGTTTTCCGAGGTGAATGCGGCGCAGGCAAGCCCCGACCTGATCAACATGGGCGCAACCATCTCGTTCGACCTCGCCGGCGAACGCCCCGATCTCGTCGTCAAGATGAGCTGGGTCATCATCCGCGAGGATGGCGATTGGAAGATCGTCAATCACCATGCCTCGGCGAAGGCGCCGTTGATCTGA
- a CDS encoding glutamine--tRNA ligase/YqeY domain fusion protein produces the protein MTEPVATEVGRDFIRDIIQADLDQARYKEIVTRFPPEPNGYLHIGHAKSIALNFGIAQEFPGRCHLRFDDTNPVKEEQEYIDSIQADVRWLGFDWGKNLFFASDYFDRLYEWAEQLIRDGLAYVDDQTQEEIRTSRGTLTEPGKNSPFRDRSVDENLDLFRRMKAGEFPNGARVLRAKIDMSSGNINLRDPVLYRILHAHHPRTGTKWSIYPSYDYAHGQSDAIEGITHSICTLEFEDHRPLYDWFIERLPVPSKPHQYEMARLNLTYTVLSKRVLTQLVRDGHVAGWDDPRMPTIAGMRRRGVPPAALREFVKRIGVAKANSVVDVGMLEFCIREELNRTSQRRMGVLRPLKVVIENYPEGQVEELEAINHPDDPSAGTRKIAFGRELYIEQDDFMENPPKKFFRLSPGNEVRLRYAYFVKCTGVIKNDAGEVIELRCTYDPATKGGNAPDGRKVKATMHWLPAETSKPAEIRIYNQLFANPSPDASNFAADLNPQSLEILSDARIEASVAESNSTEPMQFERQGYFVRDKDSTPGKPVFSRTIGLRDTFAKEVAKG, from the coding sequence ATGACAGAACCGGTGGCGACTGAGGTTGGGCGCGATTTCATTCGTGACATCATCCAGGCCGACCTCGATCAGGCCAGGTACAAGGAGATCGTGACCCGGTTCCCGCCGGAGCCGAACGGCTATCTGCATATCGGCCACGCCAAGTCGATCGCGCTCAATTTCGGCATCGCCCAGGAGTTTCCGGGCCGCTGCCATCTGCGCTTCGACGACACCAATCCGGTCAAGGAAGAGCAGGAATACATCGATTCCATCCAGGCCGACGTGCGCTGGCTCGGCTTCGATTGGGGCAAGAACCTGTTCTTCGCCTCGGACTATTTCGACCGCCTGTACGAATGGGCGGAGCAACTGATCCGCGACGGGCTCGCCTATGTCGACGACCAGACCCAGGAGGAGATCCGCACTTCGCGCGGCACGCTGACCGAGCCCGGCAAGAACTCGCCGTTCCGCGACCGCAGCGTGGATGAGAATCTCGACCTGTTCCGCCGCATGAAGGCCGGCGAATTCCCGAACGGCGCGCGTGTGCTGCGGGCCAAGATCGACATGTCCTCGGGCAACATCAACCTGCGCGACCCCGTACTGTACCGCATCCTGCACGCGCACCATCCGCGCACCGGCACCAAGTGGAGCATCTATCCGAGCTACGATTATGCGCACGGCCAGTCGGATGCGATCGAGGGCATCACGCACTCGATCTGCACGCTGGAGTTCGAGGATCATCGGCCGCTCTACGATTGGTTTATCGAGAGATTGCCGGTACCGTCGAAGCCTCACCAGTACGAAATGGCGCGGCTGAACCTGACCTACACGGTGCTGTCGAAGCGCGTGCTGACCCAGCTCGTCCGCGATGGCCACGTCGCGGGCTGGGATGATCCGCGCATGCCGACCATAGCGGGGATGCGCCGCCGCGGCGTGCCGCCGGCAGCGCTCCGCGAATTCGTCAAGCGCATCGGCGTTGCCAAGGCCAACAGCGTGGTCGATGTCGGCATGCTGGAATTCTGCATCCGCGAGGAGCTGAACCGCACGTCGCAGCGGCGCATGGGCGTGCTGCGGCCGCTGAAGGTCGTGATCGAGAACTATCCGGAAGGGCAGGTCGAGGAGCTCGAGGCGATCAACCATCCCGACGATCCCTCGGCCGGCACGCGCAAGATCGCGTTCGGCCGCGAGCTCTATATCGAGCAGGACGACTTCATGGAGAACCCGCCCAAGAAGTTCTTCCGCCTGTCGCCGGGCAACGAGGTGCGGCTGCGCTACGCCTATTTCGTCAAGTGCACCGGCGTCATCAAGAACGACGCGGGCGAGGTGATCGAGCTGCGCTGCACCTATGATCCCGCGACCAAGGGCGGCAACGCGCCCGATGGCCGCAAGGTCAAGGCGACCATGCACTGGCTGCCGGCGGAGACGTCGAAGCCTGCGGAAATCCGCATCTACAACCAGCTCTTCGCCAACCCGAGCCCGGACGCCTCGAACTTCGCGGCCGATCTCAATCCGCAGTCGCTGGAGATCCTGTCCGATGCGCGGATCGAGGCATCGGTGGCCGAGAGCAATTCGACCGAGCCGATGCAGTTCGAGCGCCAGGGCTATTTCGTCCGCGACAAGGACTCGACGCCCGGCAAGCCGGTATTCTCCCGGACCATCGGCCTGCGCGATACGTTCGCGAAGGAAGTCGCCAAAGGCTGA
- the gltX gene encoding glutamate--tRNA ligase has protein sequence MTDSVVTRFAPSPTGFLHIGGARTALFNWLYAKKHGGKMLLRIEDTDRERSTEAAIGAILDGLKWLELGWDGDVIYQFSRAARHREVAEQLLADGKAYRCYATADELAAMREKARAEGRTRLYDGLWRDRDPATAPADVKPTIRLRAPQTGETVIEDQVQGRVVWQNENLDDLVLLRGDGNPTYMLAVVVDDHDMGVTHVIRGDDHLINAARQKQIYDAMGWALPSMSHIPLIHGPDGSKLSKRHGALGVDAYRAMGYLPAALRNYLVRLGWSHGDQEIFSTEEMIAAFDLASVGRAAARFDFAKLENLNGHYIRNADDQSLVKLFEDVLDHVVPSRDELKAKLNDTTRAQLLKAMPALKERAKTLIELIDGAYFIFADRPLELDPKAQALLTPENRKLIGQLHSALEKVETWSGAATEAALRAFAEENSLKLGAVAQPLRAALTGRTTSPGIFEVLDVLGRQESLARLKDQSTT, from the coding sequence ATGACCGATTCCGTCGTCACCCGCTTTGCCCCCTCGCCGACCGGCTTCCTCCATATCGGAGGCGCCCGCACCGCGCTGTTCAACTGGCTCTATGCAAAGAAGCACGGCGGCAAGATGCTGCTCCGGATCGAGGACACCGACCGGGAGCGCTCCACCGAGGCCGCGATCGGCGCCATCCTCGACGGCCTCAAATGGCTGGAGCTCGGCTGGGATGGCGACGTCATCTACCAGTTCAGCCGCGCCGCTCGCCATCGCGAGGTCGCCGAGCAATTGCTCGCCGACGGCAAGGCCTATCGCTGCTACGCCACGGCGGATGAGCTCGCCGCCATGCGCGAGAAGGCGCGCGCCGAGGGCCGCACCCGCCTCTATGACGGCCTGTGGCGCGACCGCGATCCGGCAACGGCCCCGGCCGATGTGAAGCCCACCATCCGCCTGCGCGCGCCGCAGACTGGCGAGACCGTGATCGAGGACCAGGTCCAGGGCCGCGTGGTCTGGCAGAACGAGAACCTCGACGACCTCGTCCTGCTGCGCGGCGATGGCAATCCCACCTACATGCTCGCGGTGGTCGTGGACGACCACGACATGGGCGTCACCCACGTCATCCGCGGCGACGACCATCTGATCAACGCCGCCCGCCAGAAGCAGATCTACGATGCCATGGGCTGGGCGCTGCCGAGCATGTCCCACATCCCCCTGATCCACGGCCCGGACGGCTCAAAACTCTCCAAGCGGCATGGCGCGCTCGGCGTCGATGCCTACCGCGCCATGGGATACCTCCCGGCCGCGCTCCGCAATTACCTCGTCCGGCTCGGCTGGAGCCATGGCGACCAGGAGATCTTCTCGACCGAGGAGATGATCGCCGCGTTCGACCTCGCCAGCGTCGGCCGCGCCGCCGCCCGCTTCGATTTCGCCAAGCTGGAAAACCTCAACGGCCACTACATCCGCAATGCGGACGATCAATCACTCGTGAAGCTGTTCGAGGACGTGCTCGACCACGTCGTGCCCAGCCGCGACGAGCTTAAGGCCAAGTTAAACGACACCACGCGTGCGCAGCTTCTCAAGGCCATGCCGGCCCTGAAGGAGCGCGCCAAGACGCTGATCGAGCTGATCGACGGGGCCTATTTCATCTTCGCCGACCGGCCGCTGGAGCTCGATCCCAAGGCGCAGGCGCTGCTGACGCCGGAGAACCGCAAGCTGATCGGCCAGCTTCATTCCGCGCTGGAGAAAGTCGAGACGTGGAGCGGTGCCGCCACGGAAGCCGCGCTGCGCGCCTTTGCCGAGGAAAATAGTCTCAAGCTCGGTGCGGTCGCCCAGCCGCTGCGCGCAGCCCTCACCGGACGGACCACATCGCCTGGTATATTTGAGGTTTTGGACGTGCTGGGACGCCAGGAGAGCCTGGCCCGGCTCAAGGACCAGTCTACGACGTAA